The nucleotide window ATGACCAGCGTGCCGAGGCCGGGCCACGAGAACACCGCCTCCGTGATCACGGCACCCCCGATCAGCGTCCCGAGCTGTAAGCCGAGGACGGTGATCACTGGGATGAGCGTGTTCCGAAGCGCGTGCTTGTACCGGATCAGCGTCCGGGGAAGCCCCTTGGCCCGCGCGGCCTGTACGTAGCCCTTGCTGAGTTCGTCCAACATCCCCGACCGGGTCAGTCGGGTGATGAGCGCCATGAAGTAGGTGCCCAAGGCGATCGCGGGCAGCGTGATGTACGCGAGCCACGCGAGCAGCGTCCCGACGAACGGCTCGGCGCTTATCACCGACAGCGCGACGTCGCCGACGTCGACGCCGCGGCCGCTCGTGTTGAACACGTCGAACTCCACGGCGAAGATCAGGATGAGCATGATCCCGAGCCAGAAGTTCGGGGTGGAGATGCCGCCGAGCGATAAAAGCGTCGCGCCGTAGTCGACCGGCTCGTTCCGGTTCGTGGCGCTGATGACGCCGAGCGGGATCGCCAGCACGATCGCGACGACGCTGGCGGCGAGCGCGAGTTCGACGGTCGCGGGGAGCCGTTCGAACACGAGCGTCGTGACCTCCTGCCCCTTGATGTACGACCGGCCCATGTCGCCCTGAAGCAGGTCGAAGACGTACTGGCCGTACTGGATGTACAGCGGTTGGTTGAGGCCGAGCTCGGCGGCGATGGCCTGCCGCGTCTCCTGGGTGGCGTCGAGCGGCGCGACCGCGTTGATCGGGCTGCCGGGCGTGACGAACCGGAGCGCGAACACGACCGTGATGACGCCCCAGACGACGCCGACCCCTTGGAGGCTTCTTTTGAGTACGAATCTGCCGAATGACATTACTAACGGTGTGGAGAGGTGGCGGCGGCGTTACTGTTGCGTGGCGGTGTCGGGGTCGATGAACTCGTCGGCCCGCGGCTCCCACGAGATATCGTTCGAGACGCCGTAGACGCTGAACTGCTGGTGCATAAACACCCACGGTGCCAGGTCGTGGGCGAGCTGGTTCGCCTCCTGAAGGATCTCGACGCGCTCGTCGGGGTCCTCGGTGGCCTCGGCGTCTTCGAGCAGGCCGTCCATCTCGTCGTTCTCCAAGACCGTCAGCGCGCCGCTCGAAGAGAGTAGCGGCGTCAGCGTCTGGCTCCCGTCGAACTCGGCGTTCCCCCACCCGAGGAGGTTGAAATGCGGACGGTCCTCGATGTCCGGCGCGGTGACGTCCTGAACGAGCGAGGAGAACTCCCGCTGTTCGACCTCACAGGAGACGTTCGGCAGCGAGTCGATCTGGCTGGCCGCCGCCTGCGCGATCTGAACGTCTCGGAGGTACCGACCGATCGGCGTCTCCAGGGTGATCTCGACGCCCGCGTGGCCGGACTCCTCGACGAGCCGCTCGGCCTCGTCGGGGTCGTACGGGTACGGGTCGATGTCGGGGTTGTAGCCGACGTGCCCTTCGAGGGTCGGCTGGCCGGTGATGTTGCCGAAGCCGTTGAGCACGTTCTCGATGATGCTCTCGACGTCGACCGCGTGGTTCAGCGCCTGCCGGAACTGCTGGCTGGAGAACGGCTCCACGTCGTACCGCATCTGGAGGAAGATGATCCGGGCGCTCGCCACGGAGTTGATCGTCGCGACGTCGGAGTTGTTCACCCGGGAGACCTCGTTCGGGGGAACGTTCGTCACGATGTCGGTCTCCTCGGCGAGCAGCTGGTTGACCCGCGTGCTCGACTCGCTGGAGGCGCTCATCCTGAGCTCGTCGACCGCCGGCGCGCCGTCCCAGTACTCCTCGTTCGGCTCGTAGAGGACCTCGGTACCGGAGTTGTACTCGGTGACGCGGAACGGGCCGGTCCCGTTGGCGTTGCGGTTAATGTAGTCGCCGCCGTTCTCCTCGACCCACGACTGCTGGACGATCTCGCCGTTCGTCGCGAACAGCTGGAAGGCGATGGGGTTGTACCCCTCGAAGGAGACGGTCACTTCGCCGTCGCCGGCCGTCACCTCGTCGACCACGCCGAGGTCGTTCGACTGCGGGCTGACGATGCCGACGTCCTCGAAGACGATCCGGCGGATGCTGTACCGGACGTCCTCGGGAGTGACCTCGTCGCCGTTGTGGAAGGTGAGACC belongs to Halorubrum sp. DM2 and includes:
- a CDS encoding ABC transporter permease, with translation MSFGRFVLKRSLQGVGVVWGVITVVFALRFVTPGSPINAVAPLDATQETRQAIAAELGLNQPLYIQYGQYVFDLLQGDMGRSYIKGQEVTTLVFERLPATVELALAASVVAIVLAIPLGVISATNRNEPVDYGATLLSLGGISTPNFWLGIMLILIFAVEFDVFNTSGRGVDVGDVALSVISAEPFVGTLLAWLAYITLPAIALGTYFMALITRLTRSGMLDELSKGYVQAARAKGLPRTLIRYKHALRNTLIPVITVLGLQLGTLIGGAVITEAVFSWPGLGTLVIESINQRDWPALQGSLIVIGTSFVLVNILVDVVYAYLDPEVVND
- a CDS encoding ABC transporter substrate-binding protein, which codes for MPTDNDDHIDRRTVLKYAGTAGAVGLAGCSGNGGDGGDGGDGSDGGDGMDGDDGSDGEDGSDGGDAFELGVTMGQMDSGLDPQDHAETNTEIIVGQAYEGLLDRDKQGGIIAGLANEWERTDDGSVRFVLRDGLTFHNGDEVTPEDVRYSIRRIVFEDVGIVSPQSNDLGVVDEVTAGDGEVTVSFEGYNPIAFQLFATNGEIVQQSWVEENGGDYINRNANGTGPFRVTEYNSGTEVLYEPNEEYWDGAPAVDELRMSASSESSTRVNQLLAEETDIVTNVPPNEVSRVNNSDVATINSVASARIIFLQMRYDVEPFSSQQFRQALNHAVDVESIIENVLNGFGNITGQPTLEGHVGYNPDIDPYPYDPDEAERLVEESGHAGVEITLETPIGRYLRDVQIAQAAASQIDSLPNVSCEVEQREFSSLVQDVTAPDIEDRPHFNLLGWGNAEFDGSQTLTPLLSSSGALTVLENDEMDGLLEDAEATEDPDERVEILQEANQLAHDLAPWVFMHQQFSVYGVSNDISWEPRADEFIDPDTATQQ